The sequence AGACGGAATCACTGTTCCTGATAACCTGGGCATCTTTTACAGTATATCCAATAATTTAGATATACTGGTTAGTGATGGGCACAATCAAGACATTTACGGGCTAATGCACAAGAAGTATAAAATCCTGGTTTGCGCATTGGAAAAAGATGGGATACAATACTGGGTCCGTAAATTAATGGCAAAAGGCCAACAAGTTAAGGTGTATGCGAAAAAAACTTATGCGTGGACTGACGCTGACACAGATTTATATGACCTCAAATTTGACGAAGTGATTCAGTAAAAGAATATTTGACATTTCTGATTGTACATcctgaaaaacaatattttgtaatGAGGAAAACGTACTTGTAGATTAATGGAATAAACGGATTTAATATGATGCAGAGCTTTATTTTTCATCTTACGATGTACCTCTAGACCATTGGTTATTCTTTTCACATTCAGATCTTTATAAAAAGGGGCCAAACATAAACCAGTATGAAGCTAATAGCCTAgagtaaatacaaaatttattgcattttttataaaggaatatttaatttattcgcactaaatttgagcaatttatagacaaaaatcgTTCTGTAATTGAATTCATAgaagataattaataatttgttattttacgaACATTTGTCCACGGCAAGTATTTAAGgatgaaattccaaaaaattc comes from Belonocnema kinseyi isolate 2016_QV_RU_SX_M_011 chromosome 5, B_treatae_v1, whole genome shotgun sequence and encodes:
- the LOC117173469 gene encoding uncharacterized protein LOC117173469, with amino-acid sequence MKIHIGAPLLTLAIFFSFIELSSQYNKELLLGDGITVPDNLGIFYSISNNLDILVSDGHNQDIYGLMHKKYKILVCALEKDGIQYWVRKLMAKGQQVKVYAKKTYAWTDADTDLYDLKFDEVIQ